From a region of the Lactuca sativa cultivar Salinas chromosome 4, Lsat_Salinas_v11, whole genome shotgun sequence genome:
- the LOC111904667 gene encoding uncharacterized protein LOC111904667 — MIAEMRAFQMLYSRVRSVNLISIKYPQIHKLYRTFHSTNHRFFNDSSTADVSTIYDPMTGSLVTKRAPKSKHKEVESNKDPYKLSSSEYADALKDDRSYGSVVKANHGSGSGFGANKKKSKSKSTWVCSDCGYTDGQWWGYCRECNNVGTMKEFTETDNGGKTSGFQVSEKIVRSWLPKGSGEALPMRLTDVNRGINHLNWRFPLPGLFGHEVSRVLGGGLVPGSLILIGGDPGVGKSTLMLQIAAIIAEGREICKPAPVLYVSGEESVEQIGNRADRMEINTEELFLYSSTDIEDILGKAQALSPRALIIDSIQTVQLMGVTGSAGGIYQVKECTAALLRFAKKTDIPVFLIGHVTKSGDIAGPRVLEHIVDAVLYMEGEQYSSHRLLRAFKNRFGSTDELGVFEMSPCGLKAVTNPSEIFLSEEHSDSEFLAGLAIAVIMDGSRTFVIEIQALCAAGNSLSRQVNGVQAGRADMIISVLMKQAGLKLQSNAIFLNVVSGATLTETAGDLAVAAAICSSFLEFPIPNNVAFIGEIGLGGELRMVPKMEKRVSTVAKLGYKKCVVPKLAEKSLEGLDFGEIEILACKNLKEVINTVFVADG, encoded by the exons ATGATCGCTGAGATGCGAGCGTTTCAAATGCTTTACTCTCGTGTTCGCAGCGTCAATCTAATCTCCATCAAATACCCACAAATCCACAAACTTTACAGAACATTTCACTCCACCAACCACCGTTTCTTTAATGACTCATCAACTGCTGATGTCTCTACTATATACGATCCCATGACTGGAAGTCTTGTAACCAAGCGAGCACCAAAATCAAAACACAAGGAAGTTGAATCCAATAAAGACCCTTACAAACTGTCTAGTTCAGAGTACGCCGATGCTCTGAAAGACGACAGATCATACGGAAGCGTTGTGAAGGCGAATCATGGCAGTGGGTCGGGTTTTGGGGCTAACAAGAAGAAGAGTAAGAGCAAGAGTACTTGGGTTTGTTCCGACTGCGGATACACCGACGGGCAGTGGTGGGGATATTGCCGCGAGTGTAACAATGTTGGTACAATGAAGGAGTTTACAGAAACTGATAATGGAGGAAAGACGAGTGGGTTTCAGGTGTCTGAAAAAATAGTACGATCGTGGTTGCCAAAAGGGTCAGGAGAAGCTCTTCCGATGAGGTTAACGGATGTTAACAGAGGGATCAACCATTTGAACTGGCGATTTCCTCT GCCTGGACTATTTGGGCACGAAGTTTCTAGGGTTCTTGGTGGTGGTCTAGTACCTGGTTCTTTGATTTTGATTGGTGGTGATCCAGGTGTCGGGAAGAGTACACTAATGTTACAG ATAGCAGCCATTATAGCAGAAGGGAGAGAAATCTGTAAGCCAGCTCCTGTGCTTTACGTCTCTGGAGAAGAG AGTGTTGAGCAAATTGGAAACAGAGCAGATCGTATGGAAATCAACACAGAGGAATTGTTCTTGTATTCAAGTACAGACATTGAG GACATTTTGGGAAAAGCTCAAGCTCTCTCTCCACGTGCCCTAATCATAGATTCAATCCAAACTGTTCAGCTAATGGGAGTTACAGGTAGTGCAGGAGGTATCTACCAG GTTAAAGAATGTACAGCAGCCTTGTTGCGTTTTGCTAAAAAGACAGATATACCCGTATTCTTG ATTGGTCATGTAACAAAGTCAGGAGACATAGCTGGGCCCCGTGTTTTGGAACATATTGTTGATGCAGTTTTATATATGGAA GGGGAACAATATTCATCTCATCGTTTGCTTCGTGCATTCAAGAATCGTTTTGGATCAACTGATGAG CTGGGAGTGTTTGAAATGTCGCCATGTGGACTAAAAGCTGTCACGAATCCAAGTGAGATTTTCTTGAGTGAAGAACACTCGGATTCCGAGTTCTTAGCAGGTCTAGCAATTGCTGTAATTATGGATGGATCTCGCACATTTGTCATTGAAATCCAG GCTCTATGTGCAGCAGGGAACTCGCTTTCAAGGCAAGTGAATGGGGTTCAAGCAGGGAGAGCAGATATGATTATTTCT GTTCTTATGAAGCAAGCAGGTCTGAAGCTCCAATCAAAT GCAATCTTCTTAAATGTTGTTAGTGGGGCTACTTTAACAGAAACCGCTGGAGATTTAGCAGTTGCAGCAGCAATTTGTAGCAG TTTTCTTGAGTTCCCAATTCCTAACAACGTGGCATTCATTGGAGAAATTGGGCTTGGTGGTGAACTTCGCATGGTGCCAAAAATGGAGAAGAGGGTGAGTACAGTGGCAAAATTGGGGTATAAAAAATGTGTGGTGCCAAAATTGGCAGAAAAATCTTTGGAAGGGTTAGATTTTGGAGAAATTGAGATTTTGGCGTGTAAAAATCTAAAAGAAGTTATTAACACTGTGTTTGTAGCAGATGGTTGA
- the LOC111904668 gene encoding pentatricopeptide repeat-containing protein At1g51965, mitochondrial — translation MNNVRLLLRRGYATKYSGRVITEMDNGRSFAVEVEVPNIQQLDPRGYPLPRRDLVCKVVNILQSRSSDPFIELSDYLETLTLTITPSEASEILKSLHSSSLALQFFRFCPSSIPKFRHDCFTYNRILLILSKSSSPDRLDSVRRIIDEMERSRVHGNISTVNLLIGIFGGGEDLDRCLRLVKKWELRMNRYTYKCLLQAHLRSRDSNKGLEVYQEMKRKGYQPDIFAYNMLLDALAKDEKVDEANKVFEDMKKKHCEPDEYTYTILIRMTGKHGKLDDAISLFQEMLSKNLAPNLIAYNTTIQVLATNRLVDKTIYLFSKMVENNCCPNEFTYSIILNVLASEGQLGRLDEVVEISKKYMNKGIYAYLVRTLSKLGHASEAHRLFCYMWSFHDKGDRDAYLSMLESLCKEDKMNEAIDLLSKIHEKGISSDTIMYNTVFTALGKSKQVSHILDLYNKMKEEGPQPDIFTYNILISSFGRAGRVDEAVKIFDELENSDCKPDIVSYNSLINCLGKNGDVDEAYMRCKEMEEKGLNPDVVTYSTLIECFGKSDKVEMACRLFDEMLSEGCCPNIVTYNILLDCLERSGRTAEAVDLYAKLKEQGLTPDWITYSILERLQSGSHRRFRSRRQNPITGWVVSPLR, via the exons ATGAACAATGTCCGGCTCCTCCTCCGCCGTGGCTATGCCACCAAATACAGCGGCAGAGTCATCACCGAAATGGACAACGGCCGTTCATTCGCCGTCGAAGTCGAAGTCCCAAACATCCAACAACTTGACCCCAGAGGCTACCCTCTCCCTCGCCGTGACCTTGTCTGCAAGGTCGTCAACATTCTCCAGTCCCGGTCATCGGACCCCTTCATCGAACTTTCCGACTAtctggaaaccctaaccctaaccatCACCCCTTCCGAAGCATCCGAAATCCTCAAATCGCTCCATTCATCATCTCTTGCACTCCAATTCTTTCGATTTTGCCCCTCTTCTATCCCTAAATTTCGTCACGATTGCTTCACCTACAACCGCATTCTCCTCATCCtctccaagtcttcctccccTGACCGGTTAGACTCTGTCCGTCGTATTATCGACGAGATGGAGCGGTCGCGCGTGCATGGCAACATCTCCACCGTCAACCTTTTGATCGGAATATTCGGCGGCGGTGAAGATTTGGACAGGTGCTTACGGCTGGTTAAAAAATGGGAGCTCAGGATGAATCGCTATACATATAAATGCCTTCTGCAAGCTCATTTACGCTCTCGTGATTCAAACAAGGGCTTGGAAGTTTATCAAGAGATGAAACGGAAAGGATATCAACCGGATATCTTTGCCTACAATATGCTACTTGATGCTCTTGCCAAAGACGAAAAG GTTGATGAAGCGAACAAGGTTTTTGAAGACATGAAGAAGAAACACTGTGAGCCTGATGAATATACATACACAATTCTGATCAGAATGACTGGAAAACATGGGAAGCTTGATGATGCAATATCACTCTTTCAAGAAATGCTATCAAAGAACCTAGCTCCAAATCTAATTGCTTACAACACTACAATCCAGGTTCTTGCTACAAACCGATTGGTTGACAAAACTATATACCTCTTTTCAAAAATGGTAGAAAACAATTGCTGCCCAAATGAATTCACTTACAGTATCATCCTCAATGTCCTAGCTTCAGAAGGACAACTTGGTAGACTCGATGAAGTTGTGGAAATATCAAAGAAGTACATGAACAAGGGCATATATGCATACCTTGTACGTACACTTAGTAAATTAGGTCATGCTAGTGAAGCTCATCGCCTCTTTTGCTACATGTGGAGCTTCCATGATAAAGGAGATAGAGATGCTTACTTATCCATGTTAGAGAGTTTATGTAAAGAAGATAAAATGAATGAAGCTATAGACTTATTAAGTAAGATTCATGAAAAGGGGATAAGTTCAGATACTATTATGTACAACACTGTGTTCACTGCTCTTGGGAAATCAAAACAGGTATCTCATATTCTTGATTTATATaacaagatgaaagaagaagggCCTCAACCAGATATATTCACTTACAATATATTGATTTCAAGCTTTGGGAGAGCTGGAAGAGTTGATGAGGCTGTTAAGATCTTTGATGAGCTGGAGAATAGTGACTGTAAGCCTGATATTGTATCATATAATTCTTTAATAAATTGCTTAGGGAAAAATGGTGATGTTGATGAAGCTTACATGAGGTGTAAAGAGATGGAAGAGAAGGGGTTGAATCCGGATGTTGTAACGTATAGTACATTGATCGAGTGTTTTGGGAAATCAGATAAAGTAGAAATGGCTTGTagattgtttgatgaaatgctttctGAAGGGTGTTGTCCTAATATTGTTACATATAACATATTGTTGGATTGCCTTGAGAGAAGTGGGAGAACTGCTGAAGCTGTTGACTTGTATGCAAAGCTTAAAGAACAAGGTTTGACTCCGGATTGGATTACGTATTCCATTCTTGAACGTTTACAAAGTGGTTCTCATAGGAGATTTAGAAGTAGGAGGCAAAATCCAATTACTGGATGGGTTGTTAGTCCTTTAAGGTGA